CAGTTCAAAGTAGGCCCAGGAGGAAGGTGGGGGGAAATGAAAGCGCTGGGTGATTACATTGAGGATGCAATACTTTTGCACCAAAAAGGCCTGATTGCACTGGGCAGAACTGATGATCTCATGCCTGGTAGCTTGATCTCCCggtcacagtgctgctgtgtgtggaaATGCCAAACGTTTCGTTGCTCGGGGTAGTTCAGTGCCAGAGCATCTGCTTGGGGTCAGGAGCTCTCCTGGTTGACATTTTGATGGCGTAGGTGGAAGACAAATGTGATGACACATCTCCCACAGTCACCATCAAAACTTAAGTCATCGTAAATTAGATTGATGTCAATGTTGTCTTAATTGCTTCATTATTTCACTTACAGTATTTAATTTATCACCAGCAATAAAGTAATCTACACGATGAGACAGCAGGTTGTTGCCCAGATCCTGCTACATGGATCATAACTTTGCATGTTTTTTCCCTATGGCACCCTGAAACATTATTAAACCAAATGGAAAATAACCTGCCTGAAATGGGTGCTGTTTGTTAGTCATTCCTTTCTACTGGAAGCGCTGGTTTGTTGATTCGCTTTTTACATTAGCCAGTAGTTTCATTTTCACCCATTATCATTATCACTTCTGCCTTTGATGATCTGATCCTGTCCTGCTGTAACATCTTTTGAAATTAGCCCTCTGTTAAAGCAATTGTTTGACATCTGGGGAAAGACTTTAGGTGAGGAGATCAATACCACCTCCATCTGCATGCAAAACATGAAGCGACGTGAGAACGGTATCAGTGTTCTcagcaacaaagcaaataatTGTATCTTCCTAAATGTCAAACTATCCTTTTAAATACAGAAAGTGTCCTTCCATGATCTGagtactgtatatgtatgtatttgtgtgggGAAAGTTACATAAGGGTTGCAGGAGTAACCATGGCTCTGACAGAAACAATGAACAGTCAGTCATTTATTGCAAGAACTGAACTAGTGAGACACAGGAGACACAGCTAACCCTCACTGACTTGATGAAGCTCATATGATATACGCACACGCAGCAATACTGTGTCCTTGGCTTTTGCATTAATGGCTTATCAATACCTTTTTTCAGCTGAGACGTGTTTGTTTGCCCATCCACAAGTATCTCAGGCAGACTGTTAAAGCTGCATGTGAGCATgatggaaaaagacaaaacaaccaTCACTGCAATTactaaaagattaaaaagacaAGGAAGTTCTGTTTATCTGGAGATTGTGTGTGCGATGAGAAACCTGCAGCTTTCACCAGAACAAGACACAGCCTCAGTGGTGAAAGCAGAGAGGTCAAGAGCCCccaactgtgtctgtctggaaAATGAAGGTGCAGGATGATTAGAACCAAGAACTGGCTCAGTTCATCTCTGAAAATCCTATCAAGGCCATAAGGGAGTCTCAAAAGGCAACTAAAAGGAACAATAAAGTTTAGAAATTAACACAGATGGTGTGAAAGAAAATCTGGTAGTCTCTTTATTAACTGACAATTCAACTTAATACATCTGAATTGCTTGAAGTGCTTGAAAACCATCCTCCAAGGACTACAAAACACTACTACCTTtgttactatactatactactttatatatactatatactttAATAGTTTTTCCCAGTTTTGACAGAAAACAGTTCAGTTAGGAAGCTGGTATTTTCCCCCACTTCTTTCTATCACAGGCTTAACTGCTTTATTCAACAAAGCTTTCTGGCTATGTTGCCTTGTTTCATCAGGGTGGTTTGAGattgttctctgttctctctcttcactgTTTCTCTATATACAGTCCGTCTAATTTCTTCccttaaataaatatataggaATTGAGATGGTATATTTttcaaagagagagggagaattaCAGAAGATGTATTATGGATTTTTCAAAACTTGGCAGTTTAAGCCCAAGAGGGTTGAAAAAATataaagctgtttgtttgttctcaAAGAATGAGAGCATAGGAAGCATTAAGTTAGAGGATGTGTCTTTAGGTCAACTGTAGAATAACTGTGcaacatgttttaattttgatgCACTGGAATTGAAGCTCACATAGTAGTATAGTTTGCACCTCACTCTGTGCGCTCTTAAAGTGAGAAATTATCCTAGGCTACAGGCAGAAGGGTGTTAACTAAGAAAACAACTGGTCAAACagtatgtttcagtgtgtacCAGTATGATTCAGCCTCTCATGAGAGCCTGAATCTCTTCGGATATGCTGATGTGCTGACATACTAATGGTAGAAGGGCAACGCCACTAAATAACAGCTCGGAAtagacagataaaaacacacgCAAATACTACAAGTGTTCACATTACACTGTGCATGATGCAGTGGGTGTGCCTGATTCTCTTCAGAATACATACTGAATATAACCATTTAGAAATTGTACATTTCCTCAATAAAATGTAATCATGTGAGAGCAGTACTGACATATGTGAGATTTGGCTTTCATCAAATTAGATTTTATCAGTTCAGCCACGGCTGacggacagacacagagacagattcGCTCATGAAAGTCATGAGGCGTTTTCCGTTGCACAGTGGAGAATAAATTGATTTGCCCGGGGAAAGGTGAGGGAAAAGAATAGGCATGTCACTCAACAATGGGCTCATCACTTCTTCTGTCTCAGATTTCCATGGCCCTTGCCAAACCTGGCAGGTGACTGGGTGAGACACATGAGACTCCCCGCTCACCTGAGCTCACCAACTGTTGCCATGCCAACGAAAGATATGGCCACAAAAGATATGGCATGACAGGATTGTGTATAGATTGTGCCAACCCATACTTGCACATGGGTGGCATATTTGCGTCGATCTTAGTGTTTCATAGAACATGTGGTGCTGCATCGTTGACAGGACGTGTAACTCTGCAGATACACAGTGATACAGTTTAAACTTCAACTGGCACAGCTGCACAGATTTAACACTatacacaaaaatgaaatgtaatgaaattaAAGCAATATTCCAccaaaaatctgtctttttatttatcaatgACATCTTCTCTGCAGGCTTAACTTGCTCGTCTTTAGGAAAATGTCATACAAAGTCAAAACTGTGACACTTTtagttgtttttattcattttttaacagCAGTGAGGTTGAATGTCACACAGGCATGAGCTAATCAAGCTTTGGCCACCCAGACAACACTTGGTAGAGAGATATAATCTTTGCTAGCTTTGTTTTTCCATAGGATTTGCAGATCATGCAAAAGGATACTAATCCTATTCTCATTTAAAAGGGATTTGTGAAAAACCTTGTGTAAAGTTTACAAGTGAGGTATcaataaaaagtttttaaaatggcTGGAAACTATCAGAGAAAATAGTGGCAGTTAACATGTTTGTTATGCACGAGCAGTCACATCTCTGCTGCCTGTTGACAGGCTGGGAAAGTGCACTGGCCTCTCCGGAGGAGGATGTTGCCCTGTCATATTGCTAATGCATATATGCCTTCTAATAAGCACAAACCCAAATACATGCAGTTACTTCATCATACCTCCTGTTTCCAGGCAATATTTACCAGCGAGTATGTTGTGGGAGCAGTTGAAATGGAAGTAAATGCTTGAATCAAACAACGTTTGATGTATACTCTTGGTGTTGCTCTAGAAATCAAGCTTTACTCACTGTCTTTCTGGTTAATTAGATGAGCATTTTGGGTAACCAACCATCAGCGATGGCCCTAGTTTGCACCTTTCGTCTATTACCATGGGACTCGACCCACAAGGTTAAGCATCCAATTTTCCAAAATACAGACTTGCTGCTGTTCCTGAAAGTACTTCTAGAATCCTCAAAGACTCCTATGATCCAGACTTCACCTGGATTAAAAAACTATAACAACCTTTGCACAACAAAAATGATGCTGAAGTCTTGCAACTCAGTTTAGGAAATACAGTTGAAACTTGTTTAAAACAGACTGATTATGTTTTCATCCACTCTGGGTATACAAAGATTGATGGGTAATTAATTTTCAGAAAATCTGATTGTCTGTGACTGAAATGTAATGGTAGCATGAGAGGCTCAATCTGGAGCTATTAAGATGACTGGTTACATCTCGGTTGACAAGAAATAGAACATTTTACATGCTAAATGGACTAATTGTAACACTCATCAGTGGGTTTGACTGATCTCGACCCAGGAGGTAAACGCTGACTCTGGGCACATTTTCCCATGGAAGAATGCAAATTGAATTGGCCACTGTTCCCAGCCCAGGAGCAAAAGCAATCTGTGCATCGCAGTCACTACTACttccacaaaaagacaaaaagagccTTTAATGTGAACTAGCTCACATCAAATGGCACTATACACCAGCCTCTGAAAGTGAACTAGAAATGGTTTAACCTCTAAGCAATCTAACACAAGgtcaccacaaaaaaaaaaaaaaaaaaaaaatctagaacAGAGGAAGAGTGACATTTAAAGGCATTAAGAAGACAGTTTAAGTGAAAAGCTTGCTGCCTACCATCTGTTTGaaaacctctgacctctgtaaTTTCATGCCGTTCCACTTTCCTTTCTGACAAGTTTCTGACTAGGAAAGCTTTGCAAATGAGGCCCACTTTGACCCACTTACTGTACTGATTCAGTATGAGAAGGAAAGGCCTTTCCTGATAGGACAAATTTCATTATGTTAAGACTATCCTAAATAGCTGGATGAGTTCAGATTCCTTTTAATTAAGTATTGATTTTAAAAGCAAATAGCACCTTCCATTGCCTGGCTTTCTCCTGCTAATCTATACttgatttctgtttatttgcctTTGAAAACACCAGTAGAATGGAACAATATATTACCAAAAATCAGCTGAAGCTTGCTGTCATTATATTTCAGTGGCTTCTCAGCCGCTGGACAAGGCCACATCCACTCAGTAATTTATCACTGTACACTGCCATGCCACTGATGTGGTCATTTAGGGATTTGATTCTTTGCATATTCCTCTGAGACACAAATGCCACAGCAGCCAGAAGTAGGTAGGAGTATCTTATTatgtgaagacattttgacaagCAGACTGTTTGGCCGTTATCTTCAGGATATAGGAGGGGTCTGGGATCACTAATGACAACCTTGTCCCTTCCTTTAGTGATGCCCCATTAGTAGCCAACAAAGCCGCCTAGAGCTTTCAATACAACATCAAATACGTTTTATTCCTTAATAACTATCTGACACACTGCTCCCTGCAAAGGTACTTTAAGTCCTTAGCTCATCTCATTTAATGGTAACAGGTCTGGAAAAGACTGTACGAGCCAGGCTGAGTTTGAGAGACCGCTGGAtggacagggagaggagaaatCAATTATCCTGACGGTTAAAGCCCCCTCCTCCACTCTCACTCTCAGACATGTCTTGCATCCTGCCTTCATGTGCCAGCtggggaagagagggaaagaaagtaAAGCCCACAGAGGGTTTCTGACTAGTGACTACCTCCGGATCATGTGCCTGTAAGTGTGAAATTGATGCCATGGTTGACTGGCGCACCTGCGTGGATTCAAGTTTCTCAAGAATCTGAAATTATGCCAAATAAAAGTCTGTCACAAGGGGAAGCAGACGTTTTAATAAGTTATTAAACTATGAAAAAATAACTACATGTCTTTACAAAGATCTGTTCCGCTTCAGTAAAGACTCTTATTCAGTTGTAGTTCATTTTCCTACTGTAGATCCAAAATATTTTAAGCTACTCAATTAGTCAACAAGTTTggatcaacactgatcaaaggCCAGCTGTCCCTGAACCACTGGCATGATGTTGTTTTACCAATCATCCAGAAGGCGTTTATGTAAACACCACTGTGATCCTTCTCAATGACATTAACCACACAAGGCCGCAAAGTCAGAATATATGAGTCTTAGTTTTGCAAGGAGGAGAGCAATTTAGCGACAGCAGTGATCTGCGATGCTATAAGGGGTTTGTGCCAAAGGTAGTGTTTGTTGTCAGTAAAGCTCACAAGCTGTGGGGGCAGTGAGAGTTTAAAGTTAGCACACCAACTGTCACCTGTTGAGGGGAAACAcaccacccactcacacacctgtgttTCTATTTAAATGCAAATAGGAAGTATCCAGACAAGAAGTAATGCAGTaactctgacattttatttttgcagaaaGACAATGGCTCACCGGAGGATCAAAGAGGTACGATATATCTCTACATAAAGAACAATCGGAATGTTTTTACCACACAttcaaaatggaaatatttccaGATCAGTTTCTAAAACCTGTTCCTTTGTTCACTGACAATCTCACATTAAAAACTTATAAAAAGTGGAAATCCTGATGCCAAAAATAACCTACTGCTCTTTGGAATGTTACATGTATAACGTATAGTGAACAGCATTTCTAACAGGACATAATTCCAGTATTATCAAATGatataaaatcacattttagcAAAAGTACAGAATTAAATACAGTGCATGTCATCATCCCCGAGAATTTTACAAACAGGCCATTTTAATGAAGACCaggttttcacatttaaaaaaaaaggcactgaGCTTTTATGTATTCTGTAACTGTACAGCAGAACTGACGTGTCCGTATTACACGGTTTTACGACTGGAACAGATCACAGATGGCCAGGTGTGTTTTAGACACAGACAAGGCTGGGTAAAGAGGGTCAGTAAACTTGTGCTCATAGGAATGCATTAGTACTAGACTGCCCCCTGGTGTCACATTGAAGAACGATAAAATACCCTCTTCAAAGTCAAGGAAGACTCCCACCCTCTGCAGCCTGTCCGCTTCCACAGGAACTGACACTTTGTTATGCAGAGCTTCCACCTTCTTTTTGTCACAGGCCAGGCACCAGGAGTACGTGTTGAAGCCCAAGCGGGAGTTGTCCTTTTGGCCCTTCCTCTCTATCTGTCCCTCGCACAGCCCCACCTTCCAACGGCCTTcgtccacagacacactcacctCCCAGTACCAGCGGCTCCGCTCCAGGGCACAGGAGGCCAGGACTTGTGGGAAGGAGCTGAAGCGAGCATCATGGTCTGGGTAGAACTGCGGAGTCTCGCTGTAGGTCACCCTCCTGTTGCTCTCAGACAGCTGCAGCTTGGAATGGGCTGTATCAGCATCCAAACAGGGGACAGTGCCATCTGTACACAAGAAGGGAAATTAAAGAATAAGAATTTTTAATTCAGAAAATTAAGATGAATTGAATATTGCACCTTTGGCCCAAAAGGATGAATTTCTTCCTTTGGTTTAATTAGATATGATTCCCCAGAAAGTGGAAAATAAACTGGTactggtattaaaaaaaacaaacaaaaacaaaacacaaacacaaacacaaacaaaacaaaacaaaacaaaacaaaacaaaacaaaacaaaacaaaacaaaacaatacatgTGTCTCACAGAGCAGTCTGTAGAGGTCCCTGTCTTTGCCTGGcacagtgatgatgactgtGTCCAACCGCCTTTCAGTCCACCTCTGCAAACACTGCAGCCGGGGCCGATCCACTTCCTCTGCAGCCTGGAACTGCTCCACGTAGTTTCCCATGTCACTAGTCCTGGAAACAAGGGCAGAGAATTTAAGGAACCTAGACCCAGTAAAGTTGGACATACGTAGTttcacagaggcaaaaaaacagaaacaaagtaaGTGGACAGCAACACTTGTTGCCCTGTAATGGGcaaatacaacacaataaagaagacaattattaattttttatatatatatatatatatatatatgtatatatatatatatatatatatgtatatatatatatatatatatatatatatatatatatatatatatatatatatatatatatatatatatatatatatatatatatatatatagatgaGCAGTAGTAGTTACTTAGAAACTACAGAAACTACTCACATTACACATCTACCACAACTGACTGCAGCTGTTTTAGTAATAAGCCTGTCAGTGTAAagtttctttgatttctttggcaggtaagaagtttaaaaaaaatcacttacagTTGGGCTATTTTGCTGTACTCCTgtgggaaagaggaagaggacgtTTTCTTTGGGTTAGTTTTCATAAATCGACAGTATACAAACAGTGTatacacaggtttttttttaaattctcctAACACTAAACTCACCATAATGAAAGCCTGGTCCTGAACGCATCTGTCTCCCTTGGTATCAGCCAGCCCTTCCAGGGTGTGGAGGCCTTGCTGGATGGATAGCAGGGAGTTTTGGAGATGGCCGAGTTTCTCCTCTAGTCCACCCAGaactctgctctcctccttcatcacACACTGTAGAGCTGattgctcctcctgctccagggCCTCTCTGATGGCTCCGTACTGCTGCTGCACCCCTTCTCGTGCCTCACTTAAAACAACCTGGACAGACGAAATATAAATCAGAGTCATATAATGTTatatttttcctcatttgttATTGTATTTAAAGGACTATCAATCATTATCTTACAACACAACCAACAAAAGATTAACATAACGATGAAGTAAGAGGCAACAATGGAGTGAGCCGCCATGCAAACCTAGGTCCTTGCAACAAGGTAAACATACTGACATTTTTAGACAGACTACACTGAATGGTCACACCAGAAGCCCAAATGGAAGCAGAGCAGATGAGATCCATTGTCATCTGGGACAATCTTTCCACTGTTCTACTCTGGTCTATGACTGGTTTCATCAGCCTCCACTATTTTCATTACATCACCTCCCGAAAAGAAGAAGATCCCGCACACTGTTCTTGCTCAGAATTATGTTTTATTGAGGACACTAATTCAGCGCTTTTGACGAATACAAAATGCAAGAGcagtcttctttttcttttttccaagaCTGAAGTGACACTTTCCAACACAACTGCATCTGAGACAGTTGGATAGATGGATGTACGAATATCTCCCCTGAAAAAAATTGACTCCAATACCTCCTACCATACTCTCCCTTCCTTAAACCCCATTCAAGAGTGTTCTTCAGCATGACAGTGGAAGGTTTACAATCTGCAGCCCCATGTCGTATACCCTTCATTAAAGCCATGAAGAGCTGTAATCCAGTTGATGCAGGGTTTGAGATTTTGCTCAGTGGTTAtggctatgtttttttttttaaatgttctgttCTGATTTTAAGTGTAACACACCACCTTTGGAAATGCATGGATGTATTGACTAATTTTACAATgtggagaaaaaatattttcatttcaatatGATGCAAAAGCTTCATGAAACATGCAGAGCCTACACACCTGTAATAATCAAATATCACCTTGTGACAAAGTGAGAATAAATCTCATTGTGTATCACAATTACAATTGCATCTTTAAATAAACGGTATACATGTATTAATTAGAGAGAATTGGAGAATGAATTCTCTTACTCTGAAGGTCTCCTTCTTCTGTCCAAGTTCAGTCAATCTGTTCTTCACTTGCTGTTCAGCCTCCTGCAGTTGTTTGATCTCTTCTTTCAGGTTCCCctgtgcagaaaacaaacaaatttattgCTGTGACTGGGTTAGGTGTAGCTCTCTAACTTCAACCACAACTTCTTTGTACCTCCAGTATGTATGGTTCTATAATTCACCACTCACCCtgagctctctctctgcctcccggATGCTGATGCAGGCATGGTCGCGGTGGGAGCCTATGACGGTACACAccgtgcagacacacacgccaCACTGCCGACAGTAGATTCTGTTTATCTCATGGTGCTCCTGGCACCTCCAGGGAGAAATGTCCTCCACAGGAGGAACCAGGGTGTGATTCTGAAATACAGGGGAGTCCAGGTGGGGGCGCAGGTGCTCTGTGCACATGGAAGCTCCGCACACCAGGCAGGTCTTCACAGCAGACTGACACCCAGTTTTAGGGCAATAATGGCAGGGAACAGGGCTGGTATTTTTCTTCTCCAGCCCTGAAAAGATACCACCACGACCTGAGGctcctgaagcagcagcagggtgttTGGTGAACAACGGATATGGCCTGACATGATGCGCAGGAGAATTATCTTTACCTGGGGCTGAGACCCCAGGAGAGGAACCAGAGTTAGCAGGTGAGGCAGGTGTCTTTGGTGATGCATGAATTCCTGTCTCTTGTGTATCTTTCATGGGGGgtgaaagaggaggggaatCACATATATCTACTTCATTGGAGCTGTCAGAGTCATCCAACATGACAACGTCTTCTGATTTATGCTGATTCTGCTTGTTTGAGGCATCTTGTGGCACATCACTTGCAGGTACTGCCTTGTTGTTAGACTTGTCACTGGAGGAAGTGCCATCACCACTCTCCGACTGTGTAGATTCTGGTTGCTCCGCTTTCTTGGATGTCTCCAAACCAGTTGACTGCCCAGGTTTATCTGAGAAGGAAGTGGTGGGAGTCTCAGCGTCACTGGATCGCTCACAGGGAGATTCCACAGTTGATCGCTTTGTGTCAGGTTGCTCTGGTGCAGGGGTGCTGGCCTTTCTCTTCCCCAGGAGTTGGCTGGTGAGTGAGGGCCTCCTCAGGATTGAGTCAAATCTGTTTTGTTCATTGTTACTGGatgtggctaaaaaaaacaataaataaataaataaacacagttgATTTAACACTTTTACAGAAGTGCTTCACATAAATTCTGACAAGCTGCCTATTGACCAACACAACTGCACGAAACTTTTACTCCCCATTGAGCTGTTCCACTTTATGCAATTCAAGCAGTGATTATGCTGCTTGCTCGCACTTGTGTGAGTTATTATTTTCCCTGTATGTTCACTTAGAGGCCTGCCATGACTGGATTAATGTAACTGCTAGTGAAAGAGTAGTTTTATTGATGACATTTGACAAAGACAATTATATAAAGTGGAAATAGGCAAAGTCTTGAAAATCATGATGATTTAGGctaaacacaggaaaacttAATAACACACCATAACGTAGTTAGACTTTTACCCTCACTGACTATTTGCTTAGGAAAACAAACTTTGGTCTCAAAACAACGGTTAGATTAAGCCTCTGACTCGtgtcagtgtaaacaaacataGAACAATACTACTTTTCAATCGCACAAGAGCTAAtgatattttaaatacatttttgaagCACTTGGGTATTTTCACTTCTATTTCACTACATTTCAAAAAGAAATACTGTGTTACgttgaaaaaaaagattaaacagGTTTTCCTGAAAATATTGTCTGTAGTTGATTGTTGTAGTCGCTTCTGTGATGTCTATGCAATGTTAGCAGTTCCAGCAGAGAGTAAAGTATATAGGGCTGCAACTACTAATTGTTCATGATTCATTATCAATAAATCTAGGTTAATcaattattcattttgtttataaaatgtcagaaaatcatGAAAAATGCCAGTTATAATTTATATTAAGATGTGCTTGCTTAGTTTGTctgatcaacagtccaaaacccagagaTATTCGGTTTATTGTCATGCTTCTCATATGTTTagcattttactttgaaattttGATTATGAAAtttgattatgaaaataattgtaaTTTTCTATTAATCAGCCAATGTACTCActgactaattgttgcagctctacagtaaagtaataaaaactATCACAACTcaactacaacagtaaaatgcagcTTACACAGTAGTGAATTAGTATTAAGAATATATTAAcatcaacaataaaaataataacgaTAATAATACATAAGTCGCAGGCGCCATTTTTCTGCAAATGCAGCACTTGTGATTCCTTAAATACAAGTTTACTGAAACTACCtttgtactttttctcaagTTGGATGCTTAATAATGAACTTTAACCTgtagttcagtgtttttacgTTAATGCAGTGGCACTTTCAGGTAAGTAAAGAATCTAAGTATGTCTTCCACCACTTCGTAAAACCTTAAGGAGGTGAAACGTGTTTTGAGGTGAGGAAATGTGTTCAATATTCATTAGGGTGGCGAAAAGTAGCTAAAGAACTACTTGAGCTAGCATAGGTATCAAACACAGCGTTAGCCTGCTCGGCTTTGACCTGCCGGAAGACGGCTACTGTTAGTTACACAAGCTGATTTAAACTGACTTCTAATCAATAAACtacacttcttttctttttatcgTGCCGGTTACAAGCCCGACGTTAACCCTGTTTTTAGTGTACCTGCAGTGGTGCGAGGCTGAGCCCGTCGACTCGGGGTTGTCGGCCGTATGAAGCTGCGATCGAACGGCAGAGTCTGGTACACGGTTTTACACCTCCACTCCGGACAATGGTACGGCCCGTCCGGGTTAACGCTCCACAAGTCTCCGATACACCGTTGGCAGAATCGGTGTTTGCACTTTAGAGTAACGGGCTCCCGGGTCAGGTCGTTGCACAGGGGACACCTCGCCGGAGTGTCCAACGACGCTCCCATTTTGTTGTCGCCTGACgtttagtttctgtttctgcGATGATAGGCAGCAGAGGCGGAGCTACACGTTTGAATCccgctccccccccccccccccaaggtCCAAGCCTTAAAGGTACAGTCCGCGGATTTTCTGAGCGTTAGAGGAAATATTTATAGCATTTATATTATTACAGGTAAAACTCATGAATTCAacattttacttaagtaaaagtataaaagtatcaaaatgtaaaataaaagtaatcaGACTGATAGctagagagatagatagatgtaCTTTATTGATCCTAAATTGGGAAATTCTTGTATTATAGCAGCCtatgaggaaaataaaatgcaaagagtgacaaaataaaataaaataaaatataaaatatcagtAAAATAAAGTATCAAGTGTATTCATTATAACATATGAGTAGCATTTGAATGTAGCTGTGGCTGGGACTATTTTTTAAACTATTGACTGTTGCTGTTAAGTAATTTCAAGCTCTTTACACACTCATTGTGCATCCCCACAGGTAGTTTCACTTATTTCACCTGATTGGATTCCTCTCAGGACTGTGTGAGCATGGACACACTGGACATGCTGGTGAACTTTTGATCCTCTCTGCCAGTCATATTGTTATCCACTCATCATTCTGTCATGAGTTTGTTCTAAGGAACCTAAACTTACGAATCACGGTTTAAAACTGAATTACTTAACTGTTTCTTCCATAAGAGAACCAATAATCACCAATTAACCTACCAATGAAATCTCAGATCAAAATACTGCAATCATTTGATGCACTCACTCATTGAGCTGCAATGCGATTAAACAAAAGGAAGTTGCTCCATTTCCCACCCTCTTGATAGCTGATAGTACTCCCAGTAAGACAAtgaaccacacacaaacaatcagcCAAAACCAGTTCTGGACAAACCAAGGGCTGATTTGGAAAGCTGACAATAATGAGTGCTATGAATCATAGCAATAAGCTTTTCCActa
The window above is part of the Toxotes jaculatrix isolate fToxJac2 chromosome 5, fToxJac2.pri, whole genome shotgun sequence genome. Proteins encoded here:
- the si:dkey-29p10.4 gene encoding E3 ubiquitin/ISG15 ligase TRIM25, whose translation is MGASLDTPARCPLCNDLTREPVTLKCKHRFCQRCIGDLWSVNPDGPYHCPEWRCKTVYQTLPFDRSFIRPTTPSRRAQPRTTAATSSNNEQNRFDSILRRPSLTSQLLGKRKASTPAPEQPDTKRSTVESPCERSSDAETPTTSFSDKPGQSTGLETSKKAEQPESTQSESGDGTSSSDKSNNKAVPASDVPQDASNKQNQHKSEDVVMLDDSDSSNEVDICDSPPLSPPMKDTQETGIHASPKTPASPANSGSSPGVSAPGKDNSPAHHVRPYPLFTKHPAAASGASGRGGIFSGLEKKNTSPVPCHYCPKTGCQSAVKTCLVCGASMCTEHLRPHLDSPVFQNHTLVPPVEDISPWRCQEHHEINRIYCRQCGVCVCTVCTVIGSHRDHACISIREAERELRGNLKEEIKQLQEAEQQVKNRLTELGQKKETFRVVLSEAREGVQQQYGAIREALEQEEQSALQCVMKEESRVLGGLEEKLGHLQNSLLSIQQGLHTLEGLADTKGDRCVQDQAFIMEYSKIAQLTSDMGNYVEQFQAAEEVDRPRLQCLQRWTERRLDTVIITVPGKDRDLYRLLYGTVPCLDADTAHSKLQLSESNRRVTYSETPQFYPDHDARFSSFPQVLASCALERSRWYWEVSVSVDEGRWKVGLCEGQIERKGQKDNSRLGFNTYSWCLACDKKKVEALHNKVSVPVEADRLQRVGVFLDFEEGILSFFNVTPGGSLVLMHSYEHKFTDPLYPALSVSKTHLAICDLFQS